In Candidatus Poribacteria bacterium, the following proteins share a genomic window:
- a CDS encoding xanthine dehydrogenase family protein subunit M — translation MDKFSYVNATSLEQVTSLLSESGWGEVMLIAGGTDLVGELKEYIETPKTLVNLKTLPGMDSIEADASGLKIGALATITDIAMHPTIQHHYTVLAQAAVSVATPQIRNVGTLGGNLCQRPRCWYYRDEATHCLKKGGDTCYAVDGLSKYHAILGGDPVYIVHPSDLAPALIALGASVKIVGPEGEKTVSLEEFFTLPAANPFRENVLEPNEIVVEVSVPAPKSNTKSFYLKAREKGAPDFALASVAGVFQMNGKTCEAASVVLGGVAPAPWRSKEAEAALTGKMINDAVSQQAGSDAVKDAQPLNDNTYKVTLTQNLVSRAAMMAAS, via the coding sequence ATGGATAAATTCAGTTACGTTAACGCTACCAGTCTGGAGCAGGTCACTTCTCTCCTGAGTGAAAGCGGATGGGGTGAAGTGATGCTTATCGCCGGCGGCACGGATCTGGTTGGGGAACTCAAAGAGTATATTGAGACCCCTAAAACGCTCGTTAATCTCAAGACGTTACCCGGAATGGATAGCATTGAAGCCGATGCATCTGGTTTGAAAATCGGCGCGTTAGCCACTATTACCGACATCGCTATGCATCCGACGATTCAGCATCACTATACCGTTCTGGCGCAAGCGGCTGTCTCTGTCGCGACACCGCAGATTCGGAACGTCGGGACGCTCGGCGGAAATCTCTGTCAACGTCCGCGGTGCTGGTACTACCGAGATGAAGCCACCCATTGCCTCAAGAAGGGTGGAGACACCTGTTATGCGGTTGATGGCTTGAGCAAATATCATGCGATCCTCGGTGGCGATCCCGTTTACATTGTGCATCCTTCGGATCTTGCCCCAGCGTTGATAGCCTTGGGTGCCTCGGTTAAGATCGTCGGACCTGAAGGCGAGAAAACCGTGTCGCTTGAGGAATTCTTTACCTTACCGGCTGCGAATCCGTTCCGCGAGAATGTGCTTGAACCCAATGAGATTGTCGTTGAGGTTAGCGTTCCGGCACCGAAGTCCAATACGAAAAGTTTCTATCTAAAGGCGCGCGAGAAAGGCGCACCTGACTTCGCATTGGCAAGCGTTGCTGGCGTTTTTCAGATGAACGGGAAGACCTGTGAAGCTGCCAGTGTCGTTCTCGGTGGTGTTGCCCCTGCACCTTGGCGTTCCAAGGAAGCGGAGGCTGCGCTCACCGGCAAGATGATTAACGACGCTGTGAGTCAGCAGGCGGGTTCCGATGCTGTCAAAGACGCACAGCCCTTGAACGACAACACTTACAAGGTAACCTTAACACAGAATCTCGTCAGTCGAGCCGCAATGATGGCTGCAAGCTAA
- a CDS encoding phytanoyl-CoA dioxygenase family protein — translation MAVLSSEDRAFWEENGYVVIHDAAPPELIQNAQQAVWDFLEMDADDPDTWYPDPPRKGIMVEIYQHPALWATRQFPRVHQAFSEIRGTEKLWVSFDRASMSPPNAPGKFERTNLGLHWDMSVEVPVRFHVQGVLYLTDTAANQGAFTCVPGFHNKIDDWLKSLPEDADPKQQDLVALGAVPVPGKAGDLVIWHSALPHSAGINTADAPRVAQYITMSPTGEANPEARERRINAWKERMAGFSGERPEKEHELGETAYLTDLGKKLLGLETWG, via the coding sequence ATGGCAGTTTTGAGTTCTGAAGATCGCGCTTTCTGGGAAGAGAACGGTTATGTCGTTATCCACGATGCAGCACCTCCAGAATTGATACAGAATGCACAACAGGCTGTTTGGGATTTCCTTGAGATGGATGCCGACGATCCAGACACTTGGTATCCCGATCCACCCCGTAAGGGCATTATGGTCGAAATTTATCAGCACCCAGCGTTGTGGGCAACTCGCCAATTCCCGCGTGTGCATCAGGCTTTTTCCGAAATTCGGGGCACTGAAAAACTGTGGGTGAGTTTTGACCGTGCCAGCATGAGTCCCCCCAATGCCCCCGGTAAATTTGAACGTACGAACTTAGGTCTCCACTGGGACATGTCTGTGGAGGTCCCCGTCCGATTCCATGTGCAAGGTGTTCTCTATCTCACCGATACTGCAGCCAACCAAGGTGCGTTCACTTGTGTGCCAGGGTTCCATAACAAAATCGATGACTGGCTAAAAAGTCTTCCAGAGGATGCCGATCCGAAGCAGCAAGATTTGGTAGCACTCGGCGCAGTTCCGGTCCCCGGAAAAGCAGGTGATCTCGTTATCTGGCACAGCGCGTTGCCTCATAGTGCTGGCATCAATACCGCCGATGCCCCACGCGTCGCGCAATACATTACGATGTCCCCGACAGGAGAAGCAAATCCAGAGGCACGCGAACGCCGCATCAACGCATGGAAAGAACGTATGGCGGGTTTCAGTGGCGAGCGTCCGGAAAAGGAGCATGAATTGGGAGAAACCGCGTACCTCACCGATCTTGGGAAAAAATTACTGGGACTTGAGACGTGGGGATGA
- a CDS encoding FkbM family methyltransferase: MNPQLNYLVRSYLRWCPITDGKSFLLRLTKDWITPEDPIAVFETKYQFQLKANLANPEHQYLYFYGTHDERYIITKLLRIIEPGDICWDIGANIGFYTCLFASRVGDTGAVIAFEPAARTCGYLHENVSLNRFTNVTVVNKAIGDKVEQRCLYYSEAGLAEGTASLKYANKRTTSERVTLDTIDNIFRELSAPNFVKLDVEGYQLEVLKGGEYYLKTHAPLLIAELKDVGETNRAIYGEIEDYISALGYQLYEIEKHSIRRCEKLSDTTRRNFFLVKEHSRAFSRILPWLR; encoded by the coding sequence ATGAACCCGCAACTCAACTATCTTGTTCGCAGCTACCTCCGGTGGTGTCCAATCACTGACGGGAAAAGTTTCCTTTTAAGGTTGACGAAAGATTGGATTACACCTGAAGACCCGATTGCTGTCTTTGAAACCAAGTATCAGTTCCAATTGAAAGCCAACCTTGCGAACCCTGAGCACCAGTATCTCTATTTTTATGGTACGCATGATGAAAGGTATATCATTACGAAACTGCTGAGGATCATTGAACCCGGAGACATCTGTTGGGACATCGGAGCAAATATTGGGTTTTATACGTGCCTCTTCGCTTCACGGGTTGGAGATACTGGGGCAGTTATTGCGTTTGAACCGGCGGCGCGCACTTGTGGGTATCTCCATGAAAATGTTTCTCTGAATAGATTTACAAACGTCACTGTTGTTAATAAGGCGATCGGTGACAAAGTGGAACAACGATGCCTCTACTACTCCGAAGCTGGGCTTGCCGAAGGCACTGCCTCATTAAAGTACGCTAACAAGCGAACGACATCGGAACGCGTAACGCTTGATACGATTGACAACATTTTCCGCGAACTATCGGCTCCGAATTTTGTCAAACTTGATGTAGAGGGGTATCAGTTAGAAGTATTGAAAGGTGGTGAATACTACTTAAAGACGCATGCCCCGCTCTTAATAGCGGAACTGAAGGATGTCGGTGAAACGAATCGTGCTATTTACGGAGAGATTGAAGACTACATTTCAGCTTTAGGGTATCAACTTTACGAAATCGAGAAACATTCTATCCGACGATGTGAGAAGCTTTCTGACACAACAAGAAGGAATTTCTTCCTTGTCAAAGAGCATTCCCGTGCCTTTTCCAGAATCTTACCGTGGCTACGATAG
- a CDS encoding aldo/keto reductase: protein MEYRTLGRAGVNVSPLCLGTMMFGGPTNEKDSIRIIHKSLDAGINFMDTANVYNDGESERIIGKAVRGNREKWVIATKVHGSMGEDVNAEGSHRFNIMSAVEASLKRLDTDHIDVYYLHRWDATTRIQESLRALDDCVRQGKVRYIACSNFEAWRVCEAFWTSEKYGLEEFVCVQPLYNIVNRDPEVELLPFCEKYGVGVVPYSPLARGVLAGKYLPGEDPPKGSRAARKDRRILQTELREESYEVAQKLKPLADAHGKTLTQFSLAWVLANPTITSVIIGPRTMAQLEDNLGCLDCTPTEADETTIDELVPPGEHTGKGYNDPAYPVLGRLT from the coding sequence ATGGAATATAGAACACTCGGACGCGCAGGCGTGAACGTTTCGCCCCTCTGTCTCGGCACAATGATGTTCGGGGGACCCACAAACGAAAAAGATTCAATTCGGATTATCCACAAGTCGTTGGACGCTGGCATTAATTTTATGGACACCGCGAACGTCTATAACGACGGTGAATCGGAACGAATCATCGGGAAAGCCGTCCGCGGAAACCGAGAGAAATGGGTTATTGCAACGAAGGTCCACGGCTCAATGGGAGAGGACGTGAATGCAGAGGGTTCACACCGATTCAACATTATGTCAGCGGTGGAAGCGAGTCTCAAACGCCTCGACACGGATCATATCGATGTCTATTATCTGCACCGTTGGGATGCCACCACGCGAATTCAGGAATCGTTACGGGCTTTGGACGATTGTGTGAGACAGGGAAAGGTACGCTATATTGCCTGCTCCAACTTCGAGGCATGGCGTGTTTGTGAGGCATTCTGGACGAGCGAAAAGTACGGACTGGAGGAGTTTGTGTGCGTCCAACCGCTTTATAACATCGTAAACCGGGATCCTGAGGTAGAACTGCTGCCTTTCTGTGAGAAGTATGGCGTGGGCGTTGTACCGTATAGTCCGTTGGCGCGAGGCGTGTTAGCAGGGAAGTATCTGCCCGGCGAAGATCCGCCTAAAGGGTCAAGAGCAGCCCGAAAAGACAGGCGGATTTTACAGACCGAACTTCGTGAGGAGAGTTATGAGGTGGCACAAAAGTTAAAACCGCTGGCAGATGCACACGGTAAAACCCTGACGCAATTCTCATTGGCGTGGGTGTTAGCAAATCCGACGATTACCTCTGTTATCATTGGACCACGCACGATGGCACAATTAGAGGACAACTTGGGATGTTTAGATTGCACGCCAACGGAAGCCGACGAAACAACTATTGACGAGTTGGTCCCGCCCGGTGAACATACTGGGAAAGGATATAACGACCCAGCGTATCCAGTGCTTGGAAGGTTAACATAA
- the fabG gene encoding 3-oxoacyl-ACP reductase FabG, which yields MRLEGQVAIVTGGGGGIGKATCLAFAKEGADIVIPEVNIENAEAAATEITALGRQCRVIETDVADGDSVRKMVQETLDTLGRIDILVNNAGIFSYTRIDECTEAEWDRMMAVNLKGPFLCSQAVMETMKAQRSGRIINLGSLAGQVGGLVASAPYSASKAGVMCLTKSLARVLGEYSITVNSIAPGVAATEMAKNHPDMTDQIPLGRVADASEIATAILFLASEEGRYVTGATLDVNGGIRMA from the coding sequence ATGCGTTTAGAAGGACAGGTTGCGATCGTTACAGGCGGCGGTGGAGGTATTGGAAAAGCAACATGTCTCGCATTCGCCAAGGAAGGTGCGGATATCGTAATCCCTGAAGTAAATATAGAGAATGCGGAAGCGGCTGCAACAGAAATAACTGCGCTCGGTCGGCAATGTCGAGTCATTGAAACGGATGTAGCGGATGGCGACTCCGTACGTAAGATGGTTCAGGAAACACTTGACACGCTTGGACGGATCGATATTTTAGTCAATAATGCCGGTATTTTTAGTTATACACGCATCGACGAATGTACGGAAGCGGAATGGGATCGGATGATGGCCGTGAATCTTAAAGGTCCATTCCTCTGTTCACAAGCAGTAATGGAAACAATGAAGGCACAACGCTCTGGACGGATTATCAATCTCGGTTCGTTGGCAGGACAGGTCGGCGGCCTGGTCGCCTCCGCCCCATATTCCGCCTCAAAAGCGGGTGTCATGTGTCTCACAAAATCGCTGGCACGGGTGCTTGGAGAGTACAGCATCACGGTGAACTCTATTGCCCCGGGAGTAGCAGCGACAGAGATGGCAAAGAATCATCCGGACATGACTGATCAAATTCCGTTAGGACGCGTCGCCGATGCCTCCGAGATCGCAACCGCTATCCTCTTTCTCGCTTCGGAAGAGGGACGCTATGTGACCGGGGCAACACTTGACGTTAATGGCGGAATACGGATGGCTTGA